The window CACACGGACACCACACGCTATGCCGACGTGCTGCTGCCCGCGGCCGGCTGGGGTGAGAAAGGCGGCACCGTCACCAACTCCGAACGCGGCATCTCGCGCCAGCGACCGTTCCTGCCATTGCCGGGCGAAGCGCGGCCCGACTGGCGCATCGTCTGCGAAATTGCCCAGCGCATGGGTTTCGACGGCGCTTTCGACTTCGACAGCCCCTCCGCGATCTTCCGCGAGCATGCAGGGCTTTCGGCCTTCGAGAATGCCGGCCGGCGGGTCTTCGACATCGGCAGCTTCGCCGGCATGACGGATGTGGCCTATATGGACATGCAACCGCGTCGCTGGCCGGCGGTGTTCGGGAGCGACGATCGCAGCAGGCTGTTCGGCGATGGCCGGTTCCCGACGCCAGACGGACGTGCTCGCTTCGTCGCCGTGCGGCATGAAGCGGTAGCAAGGCCGGTCGAGGCGGCGTTCCCGATCGCACTCAACAGCGGCCGCCTGCGCGACCAGTGGCACACTATGACCCGCACCGGCCTGGTGCCTCGTTTGATGGCCAACGCGCCCGAGCCGGTCGTCGAGATCAGCCCCCTCGATGCCGTGGCGGCCGGCGTCAACGACGGCGACCTCCTGCGGGTCACCAGCCCCTACGGTTTTGCGCGCGCCAAGGCGAAAGTCAGCGATGGCCAGCGGCCGGGCCACGCCTTCATTCCAATGCACTGGACCGGGCGCTTCGCAGCTGCAGCCGGCGCCGGCGCACTTGCCACGCCGGCGACCGATCCCCTCTCGGGCCAGCCTGAGCTGAAACATGTGCCCGTCAAAATCGCAAAGGAGGCGGTGGCCTGGGCCGGCGTGCTGATTTCCGGCCGCGACCTGCGTCCGACGGGCTTCGTGCACTGGAGCCGCCGCGCCGTCGACGGCGGCTGGGTCTACGATCTCTGCGGCACCGAGACGCCGGATCAAGGCATCCTGCTCACCCGCGCGCTGCTGGCCGGTCATGAGAGAGACTGGCTACTCGAATACCGGGACCGGCGTGGGTTGACCTATCGCGCCGCCGCGCTCGACGCCGTCGGCGCACTGGCCGAGGCGCTGTTCGTCGCGCCGTCCGACCAGCTTCCACGGCTTGACTGGCTGGTGTTGCTGCTTGGAGCTGGCCAGCCGCTCACACGGGAGGATCGGCTGGCGCTGCTTTCCGGCCGCTCGCCGGTGGCCCTGCCTTCGGTCGGACGCACGGTCTGTTCCTGCTTCAACATAGGCGTGAATCAGATCGTCGCGGCCGTGGCCGAGGGATGCGCAACCGTCCAGGACGTCGGCGTACGGCTCGGCGCCGGCACCAATTGCGGCTCCTGCCGCTCCGAGATCAGGACAATCATCGATGCAGGTCGTATCCAGGCAGCCGAGTGAGGCAACTCCCCCGCGCATCCAGCCGCTGAGCGTCCTGCCGGTCTTCATGGATCTTGCGGGCAAACGCGCGATTGTTGCGGGCGGCACCGAGGCCGCCGCGTGGAAAGCGGAGCTCCTCGTTGCCGCCGGCGCTGACGTGCACGTCTATGCGAACGAGGTGTCCGGCGAGATGGCGCGGTTCATCGATCGGGAGCCGGCCGTCATCACGACAGGAATTGCCTTGGCTTCGGCCTTCGGCGTGGATGTTAGATCGTCGCTTCTGTGGGCAATCTCGGCGCGGCATGTGAGGCCGCATGGCGGGTGAACGTCGATATTGGGATGCTTGATGTTAACCTGGCGGGTGAATTCGTCTTTCCGGCAGCCGCGATCCTTGCGAAGCGGAACATTCCGGTCTTGTTCAGCACGGGCTACGCCTCGACCAGCCTTCCTGCCGAGTTTGTTGACAACCAAGTGTTGAACAAGCCCTTCTCACAAGCGGAGCTTCAGCAAAAATTGGCACTGGTTCTCGGCCGCTGAGCTATTTCAGTTTACACATGGCTAACGACAAATGCCGACCTGAAGTTGAGCAAGCGAAGATGTATCTCTGGTGCTTACCCTTGTTCGCCACGCTCAAACCGATCTATTCACGCTACCCTTATTGTAATAGGGTATGCTGCGCCGCTTTCGTCGGGGCGCGCAAACCGAGCGGCCGCGGCGCCCGGATGACAAAAGTTCCGAGAGGCGACCATGCCAATGCCTGCCGCCACCATTATAGATGCCACGCGGGGCGCCTGCACGCGGTGCGTGGCGATGCGCTGGCTTAAAGCATTGCCCGGTGGACTGTCCGTTAGCGGGAAGATCTCCGGGATAATCTCGACTATCAATCCATTCCTCGTCCAGTGTCGTTGTGGCCTGGACTAGTGACGGGCTGCTAGAGCGGCCAACCCTAGTGAGCGTAAAAGACGACAGTCTAGCATGGTAGAGGTAGCGGGCATCTCGAGCGACGATGCGTCCAAAGGGCAGGCGGGGACAGCGCGCGACAGGAGATGGTTCGAGCAGATCCTTCACTCTTTGCCGGCCGCAATTTATACGACAGATGCTTCGGGGAAAATCACGTTCTACAACGCCGCCGCTGTTGCGATGTGGGGTGTACGCCCCGAGGTTGGCCGGAGCGAATACTGCGGCTCTTGGAAGCTCTATTGGCCCGATGGCCGACCGCTGCCACATGATGAATGCCCGATGGCTATCGCTCTTAAGGAAAAAAGGGCAATCCATGGTCAGGAAGCGGCGGCAGAGCGACCCGACGGTACGCGCGTCCCCTTCCTCGCCTATCCCACGCCATTGTTTGACGAAGCGGGCGCATTAACCGGCGCTGTGAACATGCTGGTTGACATCAGTGGACGAAAATTGGCCGAGATCGCCAGCCAGCGCTTGGCCGCAATCGTCGCATCCTCGGATGACGCGATCCTTTCCAAGGACATCAATGGCATAATCACAAGCTGGAACGGCGGGGCGCAGCGTCTCTTCGGCTATGTTGAAGAGGAGGTCGTTGGCAAGCCGGTCACCATTCTCATCCCGTGCGACCGGCAGGACGAAGAGCCTGAGATTCTTGGCCGCATTCGACGTGGCGAGCGCATCGAGCACTACGAGACAATTCGGCAGAGAAAGGACGGGACCTTTGTGGATATCTCACTTTCCGTTTCCCCAATCCTGGGCGCCGACGGAAAGGTGGTTGGCGCCTCGAAAATTGCACGCGACATTTCGGATCGTCGGCGTGCCGAAGAGCAAAAGGATTTGCTGCTCGGCGAGATGAACCATCGCGTCAAGAACCTGTTCGCGTTGGCTGGTGGCCTACTCAACCTAGCCGCGCGTGACGCCAGTTCGGTTCCGGAACTGGTGACGAGGCTTCAGGAAAAATTCCACGCACTTGCCAGAGCGCATTCGTTAACATTGTCGACGGCGGTCGAACGCGACCCCCATGGGATTGTGACGCTACACGCACTCATCCTCGAGGTGTTGAAACCCTACCTGGACGGCGAAAAATCCGAGAGCCGGATCGTCGTCAGCGGAGCTGACGTACCACTTGGACAGAAGGCGGTCACCAACATCGCCCTGCTTTTCCACGAATTCGCAACGAACGCGCTCAAATACGGCGCTCTGGCGACATCCTCTGGTCAAGTAAGGGCCGAATGCTCTCTCAAGGCGAACGATGTTTGCATAGTTTGGTACGAGGTCGGCGTTACGCCGGCCCTAGCCGACGTGGGGCATGAAGGGTTCGGCAGCCGCTTGACCCGAGCAGCCGTCAGCGCCCTCGGGGGCAGTTTTTCGCGCCATATTACGGATACTGGCCTCGAAATTCGGATAAATTTGTCCCGGACAAAAATAGCTGAGTGACAGTACGGCTGATTCTGGTTGGATCGCCATATTGCCGTTTGTCCAAATTCTACATTCGCCGGGACACAAGCCTGCTCGGTCAGATCAAACGAAGCGGTCCCCCTTGGGCTAGGGGCGTGCAGTTAGGCGACGCTGCCCTCAGCCTGGCCGCTACGCTTTTTATGGAACTTTTGATCCGCTGCCCGCTTGTTAGGCATGCGCTTCACGACCTCGTGAATGGCAGCGTAGCGAACATGCGCACCAAAGGAAACTCCCATGGCAAAAGAAAAGACGCTAGAAGATCTCTTCCACGATACATTGAAAGACATTTATTACGCGGAAAGGAAGATCCTCAAGGCTCTTCCCAAAATGGCGCGAGCCGCTTCCTCACCGGAGCTCAAGGCGGCCTTCGAAAAGCATAAGGACGAGACCGAAGGTCATGTCGAGCGCCTGCAGCAGGTGTTTGAACTGATGGGCAAGCGCCCCCAGGGCAAGACCTGCCCGGCGATCGAAGGAATCCTCGAAGAGGGCGACGAAATCGCCGAAGAGTTCAAGGGCACGCCTGCCCTCGACGCCGGGCTGATTTCCGCCGCCCAGGCGGTCGAGCACTACGAGATCACACGCTACGGCACGTTGAAGCGCTGGGCGGAAGTGCTCGGCATGAACGACGCCGCCGCGCTGCTGGAGCAGACGCTCGGCGAGGAGTCCATGACGGACGAGGCGCTGACTGGTTTGGCGGATGCATCCGCAAACGAGATGGCAAAGGCCGCCTGATCAAACACAGCCACCCGCCAACATCGGATAGCTGTTTCAATTTGCATTCCTATTTTTGACAGGAGACCATCATGGGTCGCGGCATACTGCTCTGGCTTCTCGGCGTTCCAATACCGATCATCATCCTCCTCGCGCTGTTCATGCGATAGGAGGAAATCATGGCATCAACCCTCACGGCGACCGACGTCCGCGCACCGGTGGAGTCGTCAACTTCCGCAGTCAATTGGGGCCCGATCGTGGCCGGTGCATTCGCTGCCGCGACTCTCACCTTTATCCTGATGCTGCTTGGGTCCGGCCTCGGGCTGACAATGGTCTCACCATGGTCCGGCGAAAGCGCTAGCGTGACGACCTTCGCGGTCTCCACCGCGATTTGGCTTGTGATCGTGCAGTGGCTGTCGTCAGGGCTAGGCGGCTATCTTACAGGACGCCTTCGCACGAGATGGGTCGGTATCCACACGGACGAGACCTTCTTCCGGGATACCGCGCATGGCTTCATGGCGTGGGCGCTCGCAACAATGCTGGTCGTTTTCGTGCTCGGCTCCGCGCTGTCTTCGGCGATCGGCACCGGCGTGCAAGCTGCTTCGACGGTTGCCTCGGGAGCTGCGATGGGAGCCTCCGCAGCTGCGACCGCGAATGCCGGAGAGGGTGGCGGGACCGATGCGACCTCCTATTTTGTGGACGCGTTGTTCCGACTAAGCGATCCCGCGCGGCTGGCGGCGCCAGGCGCCGAAGGTGATGCAGCTGCTGCTGCCCAAGCCTCGCGCATTCTTGTCGCAAGTGCGGCTGCCGGCGAGGTATCGGCTGATGACAAAACTTACCTCGGGCAACTCGTTGCCGCACGCACAGGCCTTTCCGAGGCAGATGCGACGGCACGAGTCGATGCGGTCCTAGCGCAAGTGGAGCAGGCAAAGGTTGCCGCGCAGGAAGCTGCTGACACAGCGCGAAAAGCCGGCGCAACCTTTGCCTTATTAGGTGCGCTCTCTCTCATCGTCGGGGCTTTCATCGCCAGTGCCGCCGCGGCACTAGGCGGCAGGCAGCGCGACGACGAAGAGACGCTCTACCTCACCGATCGACACTGACTTGCAGATCGGGCCGGCCCGTAGGGGCCGGCCATTCTCCCATTCAGGTCAGTCTCCCTTGTTGTTGTGCAGTGCAGCAACGATATTGCTGCGAGTGCGTTGCACACAGGCCGTCCGATCAAGGGCGTCAAAAAACAAGGACGGCTCCATTGCGAAAAGTCTCGGATACGATCGCGCGCCTAGCAAAACTGCGCGGACTACAGAATACACATCCCACCTCTTTCGCACCCGCCGATCGCCTCTCAAGCCTCCGAAATTTCGGATCCAATCCCGGCGCCTTGCAGGCACGATACTACCTGCCCGCTGATCTCTCGGACGCCGCGCCGCTCGTCGTCGTACTCCACGGTTGCACCCAAAGTGCCGCCGGCTACGACCATCACTCGGGATGGTCCCAACTCGCTGACGAGGCCGGTTTCGCGCTTCTCTACCCCGAGCAGCAACGCGCCAACAATCCGAACCTCTGCTTCAACTGGTTCCTGCCGGCAGACACTGCGCGCGATCGCGGCGAGGTCCTTTCGATCCGGCAGATGATCGAAACAATGCTTGTCACCCACGGCCTAGATCGAAAGCGGGTCTTCGTCACGGGCCTTTCGGCCGGCGGCGCCATGGCCGCGGCGATGCTTGCTACCTATCCGGACGTGTTTGCGGGTGGCGGCATCATTGCCGGCCTGCCCTTCGGTTGCGCGACAACCGTTCCCGAAGCTTTCGATCGGATGCGCGGCCATGGCGGTCCCTCCGAGCAAGAACTGCAGCGGCTTGTGCGAAAAGCTTCCAAGCACAATGGGCAATGGCCCAGGATTTCGATCTGGCAGGGCTCCGGCGACCACACTGTGGCCTCCGCCAACGCGGAGTCCATCGCCGCGCAGTGGCGCGCCGTGCATAAACTCGACAAGGCGCCGACCTATTCCACGAGCGAGCGCGGGCGAAGCCGCCACATCTGGGCTGACGGAGCGGGCGAAGCGAAGATCGAGATCAATATGATTGCAGGGATGGGTCACGGTACGCCCGTCGGCAACGGCCTCGGCACGGCTGGACCTTACATGCTCGATGTCGGCATCTCTTCTACGCGGGAGATGGCACGGTTTTGGGGGCTCGGCCATGCCGATGAGACGAGAGGGTCAGTAAGGGCCAGGCCCGCTCTGCCAACCATCGACGTCTCGTCTTCGGACAGCCTCCGTGGAGCCGGCGAAGGCCAGACCGCGGAAACGGCGCGAAGTGACGGTGAATTGTCACAGGGTGGAGCGGTAAAGAAGGTTATTGAGGACGCTCTGCGCGCCGCAGGCCTGATGCGGTAGGAAGCACGCAAGCCCTCGATGCTCAGTGGTACTACGGGCAGACGCAGCGGACGCTCGAAGCCACGGAACGCCTTAGGCTTTGCGATCGTTGACACTGTCAGCGAGTATCCGGCATGAACCTAATCCAGATCCTTCTCCCCCGAGCCGACAACGCCGGCCAACCTTTCGCGCGGGACGATTTCGATCGGGTCAAGGAGGAACTGGTGGCTGATTTCGAGGGCGTTACCGCCTTTTTGCAAGCGCCGGCAGAAGGTCTTTGGCGGGAAGGCGGTCAAACCGACAATGACGACATCGTTATCTTTGAAGTGATGGCAGAAGAAATCGATCTGCAGGATTGGCGGCGCCGACGCACAGAGCTCGAACGCCGGTTCCGGCAAGACAAGGTCATCATCCGCTACATGCCGATGGCGCTCGTCTAGGGCGACGCCATGCCTTCGACCTCGATCCGCAAGAGCGAATACGATTCAGAAAGCAAGGTTCTTTCCGTTTGGTTCGTTGCAAGCGGCAAACGCTATGACTACGAGGGTGTTCCTGCGGAAGTCTACGCCGCCTTCCGAAGCGCCTTCGTGAAAGGCCGCTTTTTCAATGAGCACATTCGGGACCATTTCCGCCACCTTCTGGTCTCGGACGATTAGTGGAGTTCGGGCCAGGCGACATTTATGCGCCCGTTTCGGCGTTTGTCGCGCCAGCAGGCTTCGATTCCGGGGAGCCTTGGTGCCGTAGAAAAATCGACAGAACGACCAGCACCGCAGTCGACATGAACTCCGACTGCCAGTTCTGGAATGATTCGAACCAAAGGTTGGCATCCAAAAGATAGCCCGCCAGCGACTGA is drawn from Rhizobiaceae bacterium and contains these coding sequences:
- a CDS encoding PHB depolymerase family esterase, producing MRKVSDTIARLAKLRGLQNTHPTSFAPADRLSSLRNFGSNPGALQARYYLPADLSDAAPLVVVLHGCTQSAAGYDHHSGWSQLADEAGFALLYPEQQRANNPNLCFNWFLPADTARDRGEVLSIRQMIETMLVTHGLDRKRVFVTGLSAGGAMAAAMLATYPDVFAGGGIIAGLPFGCATTVPEAFDRMRGHGGPSEQELQRLVRKASKHNGQWPRISIWQGSGDHTVASANAESIAAQWRAVHKLDKAPTYSTSERGRSRHIWADGAGEAKIEINMIAGMGHGTPVGNGLGTAGPYMLDVGISSTREMARFWGLGHADETRGSVRARPALPTIDVSSSDSLRGAGEGQTAETARSDGELSQGGAVKKVIEDALRAAGLMR
- a CDS encoding ferritin-like domain-containing protein, yielding MAKEKTLEDLFHDTLKDIYYAERKILKALPKMARAASSPELKAAFEKHKDETEGHVERLQQVFELMGKRPQGKTCPAIEGILEEGDEIAEEFKGTPALDAGLISAAQAVEHYEITRYGTLKRWAEVLGMNDAAALLEQTLGEESMTDEALTGLADASANEMAKAA
- a CDS encoding molybdopterin-dependent oxidoreductase — encoded protein: MNELGGPPQAVVRTTCPYCGVGCGVRADVAADGAVSVRGDPDHPANFGKLCSKGSALGETTGLGSRMLHPEIDGKRASWDNALALVAKRFTETIAEHGPDSVAFYVSGQLLTEDYYVANKLMKGFIGSGNIDTNSRLCMASSVAGHRRAFGEDVVPGIYEDFEEADLVVLTGSNTAWCHPILYQRLLAARMKRGTKIVVIDPRRTATADECDLHLALDPGSDVLLFNGLFAQLDRVGAVDRNYVAANTAGFTEALSVALADAPSPDKVAKGCGLSPADVRLFYELFGSTPRTVTVYSQGVNQSAHGTDKVNAIINCHLATGRIGRPGVGPFSVTGQPNAMGGREVGGLANQLAAHMGFEDPADIDRIARFWRAPNIARKPGLKAVDLFRAVGDGRIKALWVMGTNPAVSMPDAGRVRTALKSCDFVVVSDITHTDTTRYADVLLPAAGWGEKGGTVTNSERGISRQRPFLPLPGEARPDWRIVCEIAQRMGFDGAFDFDSPSAIFREHAGLSAFENAGRRVFDIGSFAGMTDVAYMDMQPRRWPAVFGSDDRSRLFGDGRFPTPDGRARFVAVRHEAVARPVEAAFPIALNSGRLRDQWHTMTRTGLVPRLMANAPEPVVEISPLDAVAAGVNDGDLLRVTSPYGFARAKAKVSDGQRPGHAFIPMHWTGRFAAAAGAGALATPATDPLSGQPELKHVPVKIAKEAVAWAGVLISGRDLRPTGFVHWSRRAVDGGWVYDLCGTETPDQGILLTRALLAGHERDWLLEYRDRRGLTYRAAALDAVGALAEALFVAPSDQLPRLDWLVLLLGAGQPLTREDRLALLSGRSPVALPSVGRTVCSCFNIGVNQIVAAVAEGCATVQDVGVRLGAGTNCGSCRSEIRTIIDAGRIQAAE
- a CDS encoding KTSC domain-containing protein, whose protein sequence is MPSTSIRKSEYDSESKVLSVWFVASGKRYDYEGVPAEVYAAFRSAFVKGRFFNEHIRDHFRHLLVSDD
- a CDS encoding PAS domain S-box protein, which codes for MVEVAGISSDDASKGQAGTARDRRWFEQILHSLPAAIYTTDASGKITFYNAAAVAMWGVRPEVGRSEYCGSWKLYWPDGRPLPHDECPMAIALKEKRAIHGQEAAAERPDGTRVPFLAYPTPLFDEAGALTGAVNMLVDISGRKLAEIASQRLAAIVASSDDAILSKDINGIITSWNGGAQRLFGYVEEEVVGKPVTILIPCDRQDEEPEILGRIRRGERIEHYETIRQRKDGTFVDISLSVSPILGADGKVVGASKIARDISDRRRAEEQKDLLLGEMNHRVKNLFALAGGLLNLAARDASSVPELVTRLQEKFHALARAHSLTLSTAVERDPHGIVTLHALILEVLKPYLDGEKSESRIVVSGADVPLGQKAVTNIALLFHEFATNALKYGALATSSGQVRAECSLKANDVCIVWYEVGVTPALADVGHEGFGSRLTRAAVSALGGSFSRHITDTGLEIRINLSRTKIAE